The nucleotide sequence GCTCCTTCTGTCACTTCACTGCTTTTTAATTTACCTTTATTGCTTATCTCATTGTTTCTTTTTGGAAAACACGCTTTTCTCCGGACGATCGTCGGAACATTTGCGCTAGTTTTCTTTTTACATTTATGGGAGAGCCTTCATATACATTTTGCTGTAGATAGTCTACTGATCAATAGTTTGATGACAGGTATTCTTTCTGGCATTGGTTGCGGTCTCGTCTTTCGATTCGGCGGAAGCACAGGCGGAACAGATATCATTTATCAAGCCATTGAAAAATATTTTCATATTAAGATTGGCAAAAGTCTTTTCTTGATTACTTTTGGTATTTTAGTTGTCTCCTTGCTTTATTTGGATCTCACACATTTTCTGTATACATTACTTAGCTGTTCTATTCTATCTTATACAT is from Enterococcus faecium and encodes:
- a CDS encoding YitT family protein; this translates as MKKLNLFTELCGIILGAGIYGLAVTGINIPSKLADGGVTGIALLLHNLFGFAPSVTSLLFNLPLLLISLFLFGKHAFLRTIVGTFALVFFLHLWESLHIHFAVDSLLINSLMTGILSGIGCGLVFRFGGSTGGTDIIYQAIEKYFHIKIGKSLFLITFGILVVSLLYLDLTHFLYTLLSCSILSYTLNKVKYLEIGSVLPQLEAKQTTETFEPLDPLEQLEH